In Agromyces archimandritae, one genomic interval encodes:
- a CDS encoding dihydrofolate reductase family protein gives MGSIVITEFISLDGVVEAPGGEDFEYPDWSFRFDRGEEGERYKEEEALGSAALLLGRTTYEGFAEAWPQYEGELADKYNGMPKYVVSSTLAEPAWNNTTVLGGGLATSVARVRAEIDGEIQVAGSISLAQALIAADLVDGLHLMTFPVILGHGRRLWTETPDMSAWSLETSTVYGDGVLVTEYRRAR, from the coding sequence ATGGGCAGCATCGTCATCACCGAGTTCATCTCGCTCGACGGCGTCGTCGAGGCGCCCGGCGGGGAGGACTTCGAATACCCCGACTGGAGCTTCCGCTTCGACCGCGGCGAGGAGGGTGAACGCTACAAGGAAGAGGAAGCGCTCGGCTCGGCCGCACTGCTGCTCGGCCGCACCACCTACGAGGGTTTCGCCGAGGCCTGGCCGCAGTACGAGGGCGAACTCGCCGACAAGTACAACGGCATGCCGAAGTACGTCGTCTCGTCCACCCTCGCGGAACCCGCCTGGAACAACACGACCGTCCTCGGCGGCGGGCTCGCCACGAGCGTCGCACGCGTCCGCGCCGAGATCGACGGCGAGATCCAGGTCGCCGGCAGCATCTCGCTCGCACAGGCCCTGATCGCCGCCGACCTCGTCGACGGGCTGCACCTCATGACGTTCCCCGTCATCCTCGGCCACGGCCGCCGCCTCTGGACCGAGACGCCCGACATGAGCGCCTGGTCGCTGGAGACGAGCACCGTCTACGGCGACGGCGTGCTCGTCACCGAGTACCGGCGGGCGCGATAG
- a CDS encoding ATP-binding protein — MAYQRRILDGTLDELFPDLAAIALEGAKGVGKTATGRARAETTFALDRPRELELVEADLDLVDVATPPVFIDEWQLLPPVWDQVRRAVDADRTGGRFLLAGSSTVAPGTRIHSGAGRIVRLVMRPLAFSERALETPVVSVRELLGGGRPEIRGSTNLTLADYTEEIVRSGFPGIRDLPERARTIQLDSYLARIVDRDLPDNGMAVRLPATLMKWLAAYGAATSTDASYTAILDAATAGDVEKPARQTVDQYRDYLQRIFVLDPVPAWLPSFSPLRRLAKRPKHHLVDPALAARSADIDAADLLRGAGERVGATGTWLGALFESLVTQSVRVYADACDASVGHLRLHDTSREIDLIVEGRGRRVLAIEVKLAATVSDQDVRHLNWLQEQLGDRVVDRVVVTTGEYAYRRRDGVAVVPLALLGP; from the coding sequence GTGGCCTACCAGCGAAGGATCCTCGACGGCACGCTCGACGAGCTGTTCCCCGACCTTGCCGCGATTGCCTTGGAGGGAGCAAAGGGCGTCGGGAAGACCGCGACCGGGCGTGCGCGAGCCGAGACGACCTTCGCCTTGGATCGCCCTCGCGAACTCGAACTCGTGGAAGCGGATCTCGACCTTGTCGATGTCGCCACGCCACCGGTCTTCATCGACGAGTGGCAGCTCCTCCCGCCGGTGTGGGACCAAGTGCGCCGCGCTGTCGACGCAGACCGCACCGGTGGGCGCTTCCTGCTCGCCGGGTCGTCCACGGTCGCACCGGGCACCCGCATCCACTCGGGAGCAGGTCGCATCGTGCGACTCGTCATGCGTCCTCTCGCGTTCTCCGAACGCGCACTCGAGACTCCCGTCGTATCCGTTCGAGAGTTACTCGGAGGCGGACGCCCGGAAATACGGGGAAGCACGAACCTCACCCTGGCCGACTATACGGAGGAGATCGTTCGCTCCGGCTTCCCGGGCATCCGCGACCTCCCCGAGCGTGCGAGGACGATACAGCTCGACAGCTATCTCGCACGCATCGTCGATCGCGACCTTCCCGACAACGGGATGGCGGTCCGCCTCCCCGCGACACTGATGAAATGGCTCGCCGCGTACGGAGCGGCAACGTCGACCGATGCCTCATACACGGCGATTCTCGACGCGGCGACGGCAGGAGACGTCGAGAAACCCGCTCGCCAGACCGTCGACCAGTACCGCGACTACTTGCAGCGCATCTTCGTGCTCGATCCCGTACCGGCGTGGCTTCCCTCGTTCTCGCCTCTCCGGCGGCTCGCGAAGCGCCCGAAACACCACTTGGTCGATCCGGCGCTCGCCGCACGATCTGCCGACATCGATGCCGCCGATCTCCTCCGGGGTGCGGGGGAGCGTGTCGGGGCGACCGGAACCTGGCTCGGAGCCCTGTTCGAGTCATTGGTGACCCAGTCGGTGCGCGTCTATGCGGACGCCTGCGACGCCTCGGTCGGTCACCTGCGTTTGCACGACACTTCGCGTGAGATCGATCTCATCGTGGAGGGGCGGGGGAGGCGGGTCCTTGCGATCGAGGTCAAGCTCGCGGCGACGGTCTCGGATCAGGATGTGCGGCATCTGAATTGGTTGCAGGAGCAGCTGGGCGATCGTGTCGTCGACCGGGTCGTGGTCACGACGGGCGAGTACGCGTATCGCCGCAGAGACGGCGTGGCCGTCGTTCCGCTCGCGCTTCTCGGCCCGTGA
- a CDS encoding aspartate aminotransferase family protein: protein MTQNPADLSADLDARARELDAHVFHSWSAQAQHPSLVIASGRGCRVWDHAGREWLDVSSQMVNTNIGHQHPSVVSAIREQAELLTTVAPATVNLARGEAARRIVSHAPAGFQKVFFTNGGADAVENAIRMARLHTGRDKILSTYRSYHGNTGAAIVATGDWRRIPNEFARGHVHFFGPYLYRSEFWATSPEQEAERALRHLSRVIEAEGPASIAAVLLETVPGTAGILVPPPGYLAGVRELCDRHGILLILDEVMCGFGRTGRWLALDGYDVRPDLITFAKGVNSGYVPVGGVIVSEQVAATFDERVFPGGLTYSGHPLAMASIVAALDAMESEGIVDNARRIGAEAIAPGLAALADRHAVIGEVRGEGVFWAIEFVVDRATREPVPASTIARIKAALVDRGVLPFTAENRIHFVPPCIVTAEEVDEAIAVFDEVLGSTDWARA from the coding sequence ATGACGCAGAACCCCGCCGACCTCTCCGCCGATCTCGACGCCCGGGCCCGCGAGCTCGACGCGCACGTCTTCCACTCCTGGTCGGCGCAGGCGCAGCACCCCTCGCTCGTGATCGCCAGCGGCCGCGGCTGCCGCGTGTGGGATCACGCCGGCCGCGAGTGGCTCGACGTCTCGAGCCAGATGGTTAACACGAACATCGGTCACCAGCACCCCTCGGTCGTCTCCGCGATCCGCGAGCAGGCCGAACTGCTGACGACCGTCGCCCCGGCGACCGTGAACCTCGCCCGCGGCGAGGCGGCCCGCCGCATCGTCTCGCATGCGCCTGCCGGCTTCCAGAAGGTGTTCTTCACGAACGGGGGTGCGGATGCCGTCGAGAACGCGATCCGCATGGCCCGGCTCCACACGGGCCGCGACAAGATCCTCTCCACGTACCGCTCGTACCACGGCAACACGGGCGCCGCGATCGTCGCGACCGGCGACTGGCGGCGCATCCCGAACGAGTTCGCGCGCGGGCACGTGCACTTCTTCGGCCCCTACTTGTACCGCAGCGAGTTCTGGGCGACGAGCCCCGAGCAGGAGGCCGAGCGCGCCCTCAGGCACCTGTCGCGCGTGATCGAGGCGGAGGGCCCGGCATCCATCGCCGCCGTCCTCCTCGAGACCGTGCCGGGCACCGCGGGCATCCTCGTGCCGCCGCCCGGCTATCTCGCCGGCGTCCGGGAGCTCTGCGACCGGCACGGCATCCTCCTCATCCTCGACGAGGTCATGTGCGGCTTCGGCCGCACCGGCCGCTGGCTCGCCCTCGACGGCTACGACGTGCGCCCCGACCTCATCACCTTCGCGAAGGGCGTGAACTCGGGGTACGTGCCGGTGGGCGGCGTGATCGTGTCGGAGCAGGTCGCGGCGACGTTCGACGAGCGCGTGTTCCCGGGCGGGCTGACGTACTCGGGGCATCCGCTCGCGATGGCCTCGATCGTCGCCGCCCTCGACGCGATGGAATCGGAGGGCATCGTCGACAACGCCCGCCGCATCGGCGCCGAGGCCATCGCGCCCGGCCTCGCGGCGCTCGCCGACCGCCACGCCGTCATCGGGGAGGTGCGCGGCGAGGGCGTGTTCTGGGCCATCGAGTTCGTCGTCGACCGCGCCACCCGCGAACCGGTGCCGGCATCGACGATCGCCCGCATCAAGGCGGCCCTCGTCGACCGCGGCGTGCTGCCCTTCACCGCCGAGAACCGCATCCACTTCGTGCCGCCGTGCATCGTCACCGCCGAGGAGGTCGACGAGGCGATCGCCGTGTTCGACGAGGTGCTCGGATCCACCGACTGGGCGCGTGCGTAG
- a CDS encoding putative F420-0 ABC transporter substrate-binding protein, which yields MFRGAPASTRRAGRRTASAAVAGLAVLALAACAPATADAPEASDAGPLTIDNCGFEASFDAAPERVLAIKSTSIEMLLALGLEDRIVGTAFSDGPAAEEWADAAAKLPVVSDKVPGQEATLELEPDLVYAGWESNLSAEGAGERADLADLGIASYVSPAACQEEGYQPDPFTWEHLWDEIGEVGSIFDADDAADGLVERLQGELDAIRPDDRGLSALWFSSGTDSAFVGAGIGAPQLIMDSAGLENVAADEHDTWTGYSWEAVADANPDVIILIDSAWGTTERKIGQLESNPATAALPAVQEGRYLVLPFPTGEAGVRNVEAVASLVDQLGELDLG from the coding sequence ATGTTCCGGGGCGCCCCGGCATCCACTCGTCGTGCCGGCCGCCGCACCGCATCCGCCGCCGTCGCCGGCCTCGCCGTGCTCGCTCTCGCCGCCTGTGCGCCCGCCACCGCCGACGCCCCCGAGGCTTCGGATGCCGGCCCGCTCACGATCGACAACTGCGGGTTCGAGGCGAGCTTCGACGCCGCCCCCGAGCGGGTCCTCGCGATCAAGTCGACCTCGATCGAGATGCTCCTCGCGCTCGGCCTCGAAGACCGCATCGTGGGCACCGCGTTCTCCGACGGGCCGGCCGCCGAGGAGTGGGCCGACGCCGCCGCGAAACTGCCCGTGGTCTCCGACAAGGTGCCCGGGCAGGAGGCGACGCTCGAACTCGAACCCGACCTCGTCTACGCCGGCTGGGAGTCGAACCTCTCGGCCGAAGGCGCCGGCGAACGCGCCGACCTCGCAGACCTCGGCATCGCCAGCTACGTGTCGCCGGCCGCCTGCCAGGAGGAGGGTTACCAGCCCGACCCGTTCACCTGGGAGCACCTGTGGGACGAGATCGGCGAGGTCGGCTCGATCTTCGACGCCGACGACGCCGCCGACGGGCTCGTCGAACGTCTGCAGGGCGAGCTCGACGCGATCCGCCCTGACGACCGCGGCCTCAGCGCCCTGTGGTTCTCGAGCGGCACCGACTCCGCATTCGTCGGCGCCGGCATCGGAGCCCCGCAGCTCATCATGGACTCGGCCGGCCTCGAGAACGTCGCCGCCGACGAGCACGACACCTGGACCGGCTACAGCTGGGAGGCCGTCGCCGACGCGAACCCCGACGTGATCATCCTCATCGATTCCGCCTGGGGCACGACCGAACGCAAGATCGGCCAGCTCGAGTCGAATCCGGCGACCGCCGCCCTGCCGGCCGTGCAGGAGGGGCGCTACCTCGTGCTGCCGTTCCCCACCGGCGAGGCGGGCGTGCGCAACGTCGAAGCCGTCGCCTCGCTCGTCGACCAGCTCGGAGAGCTCGACCTCGGATGA
- a CDS encoding putative F420-0 ABC transporter permease subunit: MRVGLVAGVLALLLAASVVVAIAIGPADLTPGEVWQSFLARLGLAESPLSTVREAIVWELRLPRILTAAAVGAGLALCGAIMQALTRNPLADPYLLGLSSGASVGAVIVIILGAAVALPLAAFAGALAALAATLGLASAFGEITPSRTILAGLAVSSVLGALTSLIIFWSATGDSYREILGWLLGSLAGAHWDAVWIAGGALLVVGVPLLFSAGTLDAFAFGDRQATALGVPVTQVRWILLAATALLTGALVSVSGSIGFVGLILPHAVRAVTGARHRALLPLAALAGALFLVWADTLARSVFDPRELPVGIVTALIGGPVFALLLVRNRRIA, translated from the coding sequence CTGCGCGTCGGGCTCGTCGCCGGCGTGCTCGCGCTGCTGCTCGCCGCGAGCGTCGTCGTCGCGATCGCGATCGGCCCCGCCGACCTCACGCCCGGCGAGGTATGGCAGAGCTTCCTGGCCCGCCTCGGGCTCGCCGAATCGCCCCTGTCGACCGTGCGCGAGGCGATCGTGTGGGAGCTGCGGCTGCCGCGCATCCTCACCGCCGCCGCGGTCGGCGCCGGCCTCGCCCTGTGCGGCGCGATCATGCAGGCGCTCACGCGCAACCCCCTCGCCGACCCGTACCTGCTCGGGCTGTCGTCGGGCGCATCCGTCGGAGCGGTCATCGTCATCATCCTGGGCGCGGCCGTCGCGCTGCCGCTCGCCGCGTTCGCCGGCGCGCTGGCCGCGCTCGCGGCGACGCTCGGCCTCGCGAGCGCGTTCGGGGAGATCACTCCGAGCCGCACGATCCTCGCCGGCCTCGCCGTGTCGAGCGTGCTCGGCGCCCTCACGAGCCTCATCATCTTCTGGTCGGCGACGGGCGACAGCTACCGCGAGATCCTCGGCTGGCTGCTCGGTTCGCTCGCCGGCGCGCACTGGGATGCGGTGTGGATCGCCGGCGGGGCGCTCCTCGTCGTCGGCGTGCCGCTGCTGTTCAGCGCCGGAACGCTCGACGCGTTCGCGTTCGGCGACCGGCAGGCGACCGCGCTCGGCGTGCCGGTGACGCAGGTGCGATGGATCCTGCTCGCGGCGACCGCCCTGCTCACCGGCGCGCTCGTGAGCGTCTCGGGGTCGATCGGGTTCGTCGGGCTCATCCTGCCGCACGCGGTGCGCGCGGTCACCGGGGCGCGGCATCGCGCCCTGCTGCCGCTCGCGGCGCTCGCCGGCGCCCTGTTCCTCGTCTGGGCCGACACCCTCGCGCGCAGCGTGTTCGACCCGAGGGAGCTGCCCGTCGGCATCGTCACGGCGCTCATCGGCGGGCCGGTGTTCGCCCTGCTGCTCGTGCGGAACCGGAGGATCGCGTGA
- a CDS encoding enoyl-CoA hydratase/isomerase family protein, translated as MSDPILFDVTDGLARITLNRPERLNAIDPAAAHRWREIGAEVAGRDDIRAVILDAAGRAFCAGGDVVAMSALEGDARQIVAGLADAIHDGHRLLRESSVPIVAAVQGPVAGGGLGFMLVADVVIASEAASFAGKYADIGLTPDCGVSTLVPEAVGIRRGLELLLTPRMLDAATALDWGLVAEVVAPESLAARTEELAAVWTSGASAAYGQTKRLVHAGAARDFQASLDDEARTIGAAFVTPDAEARIAAFAARSRR; from the coding sequence ATGAGCGACCCCATCCTCTTCGACGTCACCGACGGCCTCGCCCGCATCACCCTGAACCGGCCCGAACGGCTGAACGCGATCGATCCCGCCGCCGCGCACCGCTGGCGCGAGATCGGCGCCGAGGTCGCCGGCCGCGACGACATCCGCGCGGTGATCCTGGATGCCGCGGGTCGCGCATTCTGCGCCGGCGGCGACGTCGTCGCGATGTCGGCGCTCGAAGGCGACGCCCGGCAGATCGTCGCCGGGCTCGCCGATGCGATCCACGACGGCCACCGGCTGCTGCGGGAATCGAGCGTGCCCATCGTCGCCGCCGTGCAGGGGCCGGTCGCCGGCGGCGGGCTCGGCTTCATGCTCGTCGCCGACGTCGTCATCGCCTCGGAAGCCGCGAGCTTCGCCGGCAAGTACGCCGACATCGGGCTCACCCCGGACTGCGGCGTATCGACCCTCGTGCCGGAGGCCGTCGGCATCCGCCGTGGGCTCGAGCTGCTGCTCACTCCCCGCATGCTCGACGCGGCGACCGCGCTCGACTGGGGCCTCGTCGCCGAGGTCGTCGCCCCCGAGTCGCTCGCCGCGCGCACCGAAGAGCTCGCCGCGGTGTGGACGAGCGGGGCATCCGCCGCCTACGGCCAGACCAAGCGCCTCGTGCACGCCGGCGCCGCACGCGACTTCCAGGCCTCGCTCGACGACGAGGCGCGCACCATCGGCGCAGCCTTCGTCACGCCCGACGCCGAGGCGCGCATCGCGGCCTTCGCCGCGCGCTCGCGCCGCTGA
- a CDS encoding LysR family transcriptional regulator, with the protein MDVKRLDLLRELSERGSVTAVADAVGRSPSAVSQQLKVLEREAGVPLTERSGRGLALTSAGFALARAATDVAVALERASAVWDEFRNHPSGEVTVLTFPTAGATLLPGVITELSEVTGLVVRCTDLDPELAEFPALTADYDIVLAHQMPGELPWGGRGLKAVPLMVEPLDIGVPAGHPLAAKAALTPEDVVDETWIAVPSGFPFERILHSIEQAAGRRIRVGQRLSDMRMIEAFVEAGHGIAFIPRYTTGSASPGVVLRPLRGVTSARQVVALMRPDAAERLAVRTVLDVIVARAERIAAAHADG; encoded by the coding sequence ATGGATGTGAAGCGTCTCGACCTGCTCCGCGAACTCTCCGAACGCGGCAGCGTGACCGCCGTGGCCGACGCCGTCGGCCGATCCCCCTCGGCCGTCTCGCAGCAGCTGAAAGTGCTCGAACGCGAAGCCGGCGTGCCCCTCACCGAGCGCAGCGGCCGCGGCCTCGCCCTCACCAGCGCCGGCTTCGCCCTCGCCCGCGCCGCCACCGACGTCGCCGTCGCCCTCGAACGCGCATCCGCCGTCTGGGACGAGTTCCGCAACCACCCGAGCGGCGAGGTCACCGTGCTCACCTTCCCCACCGCCGGCGCCACCCTCCTGCCCGGCGTCATCACCGAACTCTCCGAGGTCACAGGGCTCGTCGTGCGCTGCACCGACCTCGACCCCGAACTCGCCGAATTCCCGGCCCTCACCGCCGACTACGACATCGTCCTCGCCCACCAGATGCCCGGCGAACTGCCCTGGGGCGGCCGGGGCCTGAAGGCCGTGCCGCTCATGGTCGAACCCCTCGACATCGGGGTGCCGGCCGGGCATCCGCTCGCCGCCAAAGCCGCCCTCACCCCCGAAGACGTCGTCGACGAGACCTGGATCGCCGTACCCAGCGGCTTTCCGTTCGAACGCATCCTGCACTCGATCGAACAGGCCGCCGGTCGGCGCATCCGCGTCGGCCAGCGCCTCTCCGACATGCGCATGATCGAAGCCTTCGTCGAAGCCGGGCACGGCATCGCCTTCATCCCCCGGTACACGACCGGATCCGCCAGCCCCGGCGTCGTGCTCCGCCCCCTGCGCGGCGTCACCTCGGCCAGGCAGGTCGTCGCCCTCATGCGGCCCGACGCCGCCGAACGCCTCGCCGTGCGCACCGTGCTCGACGTCATCGTCGCCCGCGCCGAACGCATCGCCGCCGCCCACGCGGATGGGTAG
- a CDS encoding alpha/beta fold hydrolase, whose amino-acid sequence MTEHTATSADGTAIAYTATGDGEPIVIVDGATAYRAITAEDAEISRLLADGFRVISYDRRGRGGSGDTAPYAVEREFEDLAAVIEHGGGGRPATVFAWSSGGNLALNAVQAGAVPVARLALFEPNALVDDALRPPFPDDYTERLEQAVADGRPGDAVTTFLTVAVGLPEDMVAGIRSDTEGWAVLEAIAPTLAYDARNVGDAMSGRPLAADRWNRVDVPVLVMHGADTWPVMAAGARAVAEHVPTATLQLVPGENHSADAEVLAGALRDFIRSTPGEA is encoded by the coding sequence ATGACCGAACACACCGCCACCTCAGCAGACGGCACCGCCATCGCATACACCGCGACGGGCGACGGGGAGCCGATCGTCATCGTCGACGGCGCGACCGCATACCGCGCCATCACCGCCGAGGACGCCGAGATCTCGCGGCTGCTCGCCGACGGCTTCCGCGTGATCTCCTACGACCGCCGCGGCCGCGGCGGGAGCGGCGACACCGCCCCGTACGCGGTCGAGCGCGAGTTCGAAGACCTTGCCGCCGTCATCGAGCACGGTGGCGGCGGGCGACCCGCGACCGTGTTCGCGTGGTCGTCGGGCGGCAATCTCGCCCTGAACGCCGTGCAGGCCGGCGCCGTGCCCGTCGCGCGCCTCGCGCTCTTCGAACCGAACGCGCTCGTCGACGACGCGCTGCGGCCGCCGTTCCCGGACGACTACACGGAACGCCTCGAACAGGCCGTCGCCGACGGCCGCCCGGGCGACGCCGTCACGACCTTCCTCACGGTCGCCGTCGGGCTGCCGGAGGACATGGTCGCCGGCATCCGCTCCGACACGGAGGGCTGGGCCGTGCTCGAGGCGATCGCCCCGACGCTCGCCTACGACGCCCGCAACGTCGGCGACGCCATGTCGGGCCGCCCGCTCGCGGCCGATCGCTGGAACCGGGTCGACGTGCCCGTGCTCGTCATGCACGGCGCCGATACCTGGCCCGTCATGGCCGCCGGCGCCCGCGCCGTCGCCGAGCACGTGCCGACGGCCACCCTGCAGCTCGTGCCGGGCGAGAACCACAGCGCCGACGCCGAGGTGCTCGCCGGGGCGCTTCGCGACTTCATCCGTTCCACGCCCGGGGAGGCCTGA
- a CDS encoding helix-turn-helix domain-containing protein codes for MPIESEHRASDSPYIARVWRGRTTGETRMTSVASTSWELVFWEEGGTRHVALRGPETAASTAEISGDGESFGIAFAHGASMPHLPVARLVDDEIESPRVAGRSFELGGEEWEIPEPDDAEAFVRRLVRAGTLVRDPLVDEVVWGGIARVGSRSVQRRVAASTGLTQGSIRQIQRAREAAVLIADGAAPLDVAHRLGYYDQPHLARSLLRFIGRTATQLQATASGAAAGEPLRDGQQSALSLLYKPDGPSAS; via the coding sequence GTGCCCATCGAGAGCGAGCATCGCGCCTCGGATTCGCCGTACATCGCGCGTGTGTGGCGCGGCCGCACGACGGGCGAGACCCGCATGACCTCGGTGGCGAGCACGAGTTGGGAACTCGTCTTCTGGGAGGAGGGCGGCACCCGGCACGTCGCGCTTCGGGGGCCGGAGACCGCAGCATCCACCGCGGAGATCTCGGGCGACGGAGAGTCGTTCGGCATCGCCTTCGCGCACGGCGCCTCGATGCCGCACCTGCCGGTCGCCCGGCTCGTGGACGATGAGATCGAGAGCCCGCGCGTGGCCGGCCGCAGCTTCGAGCTCGGCGGCGAGGAGTGGGAGATCCCGGAGCCGGACGACGCCGAGGCCTTCGTGCGGCGGCTGGTGCGGGCGGGGACGCTCGTGCGGGATCCGCTCGTCGACGAGGTCGTCTGGGGCGGCATCGCCCGGGTCGGATCGCGTTCGGTGCAGCGGCGCGTCGCCGCGTCGACGGGGCTCACGCAGGGGTCGATCCGGCAGATCCAGCGCGCCCGCGAGGCGGCCGTGCTGATCGCGGACGGCGCGGCGCCCCTCGACGTCGCGCACCGCCTCGGCTACTACGACCAGCCGCATCTCGCGCGGTCGCTGCTGCGCTTCATCGGGCGCACGGCGACGCAGCTGCAGGCCACGGCGAGCGGGGCCGCGGCCGGCGAGCCGCTTCGCGACGGGCAGCAGAGCGCCCTGTCGCTCCTGTACAAGCCCGACGGACCGTCCGCTTCCTAG
- a CDS encoding AzlD domain-containing protein — protein sequence MPDPMLLVGVAMLAVGTYATRLIGLLAGRRRAKRLAVGAQGTARGGSAPASTGDAAAVPAPPLPGGAPASAPDLRGGAPASTPETDATPARLRRSDLVVVVLLAAVALTGAVFDGAEPAGWARIAGVAVGAVCAMLRWPLAIVIVAAAATTALLRLAGVG from the coding sequence ATGCCTGACCCGATGCTCCTCGTCGGCGTCGCCATGCTCGCCGTCGGCACCTACGCCACCCGCCTCATCGGCCTGCTCGCCGGTCGGCGCCGTGCGAAGCGGCTCGCCGTGGGTGCGCAGGGCACGGCCCGAGGCGGGAGCGCACCGGCATCCACCGGCGATGCCGCCGCCGTTCCGGCGCCGCCCCTTCCCGGCGGCGCCCCGGCATCCGCGCCCGACCTGCGCGGCGGCGCTCCGGCATCCACCCCCGAGACCGACGCGACGCCCGCGCGGCTCCGGCGCAGCGACCTCGTGGTCGTCGTGCTGCTCGCCGCGGTCGCCCTCACCGGGGCGGTCTTCGACGGCGCCGAGCCCGCCGGGTGGGCCCGCATCGCGGGTGTCGCCGTCGGCGCCGTCTGCGCGATGCTCCGCTGGCCCCTCGCGATCGTCATCGTCGCCGCTGCGGCGACGACCGCGCTGCTCCGCCTCGCCGGGGTCGGCTGA
- a CDS encoding peptidase E — protein MAHVVATGAGKAMMARRNDPTHDYILKLTGKDRPRVLFLGTATGDEADYIVSFYGTYDSDRCAPHHLRLFHRELDDIETFVRGFDVIHVGGGNTANMLDVWKRQGLDDILRSMWADESSNTVFTGGSAGGICWFEGGTTDSYGPTLQILPEGLGFLHGSFCPHYDAEDQRKPIFHRALLDGTLSEGFAVGNLQSLHFENGEFVTAISPVEDPLALQVEAVDGRIVESALPTVILSGTGPIAKGPSA, from the coding sequence ATGGCGCACGTGGTGGCGACCGGGGCGGGCAAGGCCATGATGGCCAGGCGCAACGACCCGACGCACGATTACATCCTGAAGCTCACGGGCAAGGACCGCCCGCGCGTGCTGTTCCTCGGCACGGCGACGGGCGACGAGGCCGACTACATCGTGAGCTTCTACGGCACCTACGACTCGGATCGGTGCGCGCCGCACCATCTGCGGCTGTTCCATCGCGAGCTCGACGACATCGAGACCTTCGTGAGGGGGTTCGACGTCATCCACGTCGGCGGCGGCAACACGGCCAACATGCTCGACGTGTGGAAGCGGCAGGGCCTCGACGACATCCTGCGGTCGATGTGGGCCGACGAGTCGTCGAACACGGTCTTCACGGGCGGGTCGGCCGGCGGCATCTGCTGGTTCGAGGGCGGCACCACCGACAGTTACGGGCCGACGCTGCAGATCCTGCCCGAGGGGCTGGGCTTCCTGCACGGCAGCTTCTGCCCCCACTACGACGCCGAAGACCAGCGGAAGCCCATCTTCCACCGTGCCCTGCTCGACGGAACGCTGAGCGAGGGCTTCGCCGTCGGCAACCTGCAGTCGCTCCATTTCGAGAACGGCGAGTTCGTGACGGCCATCAGCCCGGTCGAGGACCCGCTCGCTCTGCAGGTCGAGGCCGTCGACGGCCGCATCGTCGAGTCGGCGCTGCCGACCGTCATCCTCTCGGGCACGGGCCCGATCGCGAAGGGACCGAGCGCATGA
- a CDS encoding ABC transporter ATP-binding protein, whose product MAGFDPRNGSSGSAGGLRIDRLAFAREGRLIIDGIDATVPVGAFGAVVGPNGAGKSTLLHLVAGIERADAGALSLGGDALGRMRRRERARRIAIAEQQTDGDVDLTVREVVLLGRTPHIPVLGAPSSRDHDVVAQSLAAAGAAPFAERRFRTLSGGERQRVVLARALAQEPALLLLDEPTNHLDVRAQLDALEVLAELARGGLTVLAALHDLNLAAAYADHLIVLADGRVVAAGAPDAVLTPELIGAVYGVRAAVTTHPITGRPLIAFAP is encoded by the coding sequence GTGGCGGGATTCGACCCCCGGAACGGTTCGAGCGGGAGCGCAGGCGGGCTGCGCATCGACCGGCTCGCGTTCGCCCGTGAGGGGCGGCTCATCATCGACGGCATCGACGCGACCGTGCCGGTGGGCGCGTTCGGCGCGGTCGTCGGGCCGAACGGCGCCGGCAAGTCGACGCTGCTGCACCTCGTCGCGGGCATCGAGCGGGCGGATGCCGGGGCGCTCTCGCTCGGCGGCGACGCCCTGGGCCGCATGCGCCGGCGGGAGCGCGCCCGCCGCATCGCGATCGCCGAACAGCAGACCGACGGCGACGTCGACCTCACCGTGCGCGAGGTCGTGCTGCTCGGGCGCACCCCGCACATCCCGGTGCTCGGCGCCCCGTCTTCCCGCGATCACGACGTCGTCGCGCAGTCCCTCGCGGCGGCGGGCGCGGCTCCGTTCGCCGAGCGGCGGTTCCGCACCCTCTCGGGCGGCGAGCGCCAGCGGGTCGTGCTCGCCCGCGCCCTCGCGCAGGAACCCGCGCTGCTGCTCCTCGACGAACCCACCAATCACCTCGACGTGCGGGCGCAGCTCGACGCCCTCGAGGTGCTCGCCGAGCTCGCCCGCGGCGGGCTCACCGTGCTCGCCGCACTGCACGACCTGAACCTCGCCGCCGCCTACGCCGACCACCTCATCGTGCTCGCCGACGGCCGCGTGGTCGCGGCCGGGGCTCCGGATGCCGTGCTGACGCCCGAGCTCATCGGCGCCGTCTACGGGGTGCGCGCCGCCGTGACGACGCACCCGATCACCGGGCGCCCGCTCATCGCGTTCGCGCCGTAG